In one Penaeus chinensis breed Huanghai No. 1 chromosome 33, ASM1920278v2, whole genome shotgun sequence genomic region, the following are encoded:
- the LOC125043275 gene encoding uncharacterized protein LOC125043275, translating to MLLKSAAAVLLAVAAALAPSQADDAGESQQSAKEEQPFGERLVDESDTKSLLQKNKFIFGSLSTTTYTGVAVSTSTVFFSCLLGTAATVCQGRRRRLRKNAKFDATASYEEESSLDSSQVPVTKPREEDSSNQEVEEKSRFAFTAWTTSRTSTTVTVLFTNTSTTLRISIFCIAGSLQLPQFNCQNP from the exons ATG TTACTGAAGAGCGCAGCGGCGGTGTTGCTGGCGGTGGCGGCTGCCCTGGCGCCGTCCCAGGCCGACGACGCCGGGGAGAGCCAGCAGTCGGCGAAGGAGGAGCAGCCCTTCGGCGAGCGACTCGTGGACGAGAGCGACACCAAATCTCTTCTGCAGAAGAACAAGTTCATCTTCGGATCCCTGTCGACCACCACGTACACGGGCGTGGCCGTGTCCACCTCGACCGTATTCTTCTCGTGCTTGCTGGGCACGGCCGCCACCGTGTGCcaaggccgccgccgccgcctcaggAAGAACGCCAAATTCGACGCCACCGCCTCCTACGAGGAAGA GTCGAGTCTGGACAGCAGCCAGGTCCCTGTCACCAAGCCGCGCGAGGAGGACTCCAGTAAccaggaagtagaagagaaatcCAGGTTCGCCTTCACCGCCTGGACGACGTCGAGgacctccaccaccgtcaccgtcCTCTTCACCAACACCTCCACCACGCTCCGCATCTCGATATTCTGCATCGCCGGCTCGCTTCAGTTACCGCAATTCAACTGTCAGAATCCCTAA